Below is a window of Roseivirga misakiensis DNA.
TTGCTTTCCTTCATCTGAGGAAAGTGCCTCTTTCACTGCTTTTGCATCCGCGATGGCCTCCTCTTCACTTCTGAAAAGCTTCATAACTTGAAGGGCTTCATCATGCTTTTCTTTCATTAATAACCATCTAGGGCTTCGCGGCACAGCATAAAGGCCGAAGAAATATAGAATGGCAGGCAAGGCTTCAAGTCCGAGCATCCAACGCCAGTTGTGTTCTGAAATACCTAAGCTTTCCACCCAAGTAGCCTCAGAATCTCCCAATGATAGGATTAAATAATTAGTAAAAAATGCCAATGAAATACCGATAACGATATTAAGCTGATTGAAGGAAACCATCGTTCCTCTAATCTTTGGTGGTGCTATCTCAGCAATATACATTGGTGCCAGTATCAAGGAGGCACCGACACCTATCCCTCCTAGCATTCTAAAGATCAAGAAAAGAATGAAGTTTGGCGCGAGAGCCGAACCGACTGCTGAGATAGTAAATATAATGGCACATGCTTTCAGAACTACCCTTCGTCCAAAGCGATCACTAATTGCTCCTGAAAAGAGCATCGCGACTGCAGCGACAAAAGTTAAAGACCCTACTGACAGTCCTAATTCGCCATCAGTCATATCAAATTCGATTTGAACAAATTTATTTACCCCTGAAATTACAGAGGCGTCGAATCCCATTAGTAAACCGCCTAAAGCGACAATGGCAGCGACTTTATAGGTAAATCCTGATTGACTTTTCATAAGAAGAGGTTAAATAGAAAATTCGAGTCTTATTGAAAGACCCGAACGTAATCTACAATTAAATATTGGGGAAATGTAGTAGTGCTATTAGGGCTACCTGGCCAATTCCCTCCGACTGCTACATTGAATATAAAGAAAAAACTGTTCCTAAATTCATCTAGCTGAGCAGGTGTTGTATCGATCACGTGATACTGCACGTCATCCACTAGCCATCTGATTTGACCTGCATCCCACTCTATTGAAAATACATGGAATTGATCATGAAAGGTGCCAGATGATAAAGTAGTTTCTCCACCATAATTGGCATGTTGGCCATCATGCTGCCAATGAACAGTACCATGAACAGTGTTCTCGCGTCCGCTACCACCGACCATTTCCATGATGTCGATTTCACCTGAAGCAGGCCAACCGACTGAAGTAAAGTTAGAGCCTAACATCCACAGTGCGGGCCAAATACCTTGACCTTCTGGTAAAGCAGCTCGAATATCTATTCGACCGTACCTGAAGCTTTGTTTGTTTTGAGTAACAATTCTAGAAGAAGTGTAATTACTCCCGTTCAACGACTGTTCTTTCGCTTCGATTACCAAATGACCATCCTGTATGAAGGTATTCGAATTTGTGTAATACTGGAGTTCATTATTACCCCAACCATTAGATCCTGTTCCGATTTCATAAGTCCAATCGGTCAAGTTCAAACTGGACGCCTCAAATTCATCAGACCAAACTAGTGTT
It encodes the following:
- a CDS encoding glycoside hydrolase family 16 protein; protein product: MRYSKEIFFLLLLSFVVACGDSDDGGPVDNGPDDNGIEIPSTGFTSPNSYANRTLVWSDEFEASSLNLTDWTYEIGTGSNGWGNNELQYYTNSNTFIQDGHLVIEAKEQSLNGSNYTSSRIVTQNKQSFRYGRIDIRAALPEGQGIWPALWMLGSNFTSVGWPASGEIDIMEMVGGSGRENTVHGTVHWQHDGQHANYGGETTLSSGTFHDQFHVFSIEWDAGQIRWLVDDVQYHVIDTTPAQLDEFRNSFFFIFNVAVGGNWPGSPNSTTTFPQYLIVDYVRVFQ